A window from Candidatus Arthromitus sp. SFB-rat-Yit encodes these proteins:
- the pepF gene encoding oligoendopeptidase F, giving the protein MDVKYFENRESIEEKYTWNLEKIYKNTQEFEEEFKNIKESSKKIGSYEGKLNTKQEVLNLFNDFEIILRTIMKLMNYAHMKKDQDGSVTLYQGIYTRVEQFYYEFSSMSSFIDTELISKSDEFLKSLVEDEELRDIRFRIQNLIRGKKHILSEEAEKVLSMFGSSIDAPDNIVSTFKNVDLKFPFITNESGKEVQLNEGNYGVFLTSYDRKVRKDAYEKLFSTYRDYRNTLATCLSTSITNDVLYSKVKKFDSALEGNLFGNNVDKSVYLNAIDVMHKNFNKIHRYIDLKKSMLGVDELKSYDLYVPLVKNSVKDISYEKALDISLKALEPLGTEYLEIFNEAIENRWIDVYTNKGKRSGAYSSGSYDTDPYILLNYSNSFNDLSTLVHEMGHSIHSYYSRKNQTFFNYNYPIFLAEIASTCNEHLLNKYMQDNSTGEEYLYFINKEVENIRTTVFRQMLFAEFELIVHGEVEKGGSLTSDDFCEIWRDLNKKYYGDSLVLDDYIIYEWSRIPHFYSCFYVYQYATGYAASFAFSQDIIKNGKSAVENYINNFLKMGGCNYPIEILKSAGVDMTTKTPMENVVSRFSELLDILEKNI; this is encoded by the coding sequence ATGGATGTAAAGTATTTTGAAAATAGAGAGAGTATAGAAGAAAAATATACGTGGAATTTAGAGAAGATATATAAAAACACACAGGAATTTGAGGAGGAATTTAAGAATATTAAGGAATCTTCAAAAAAAATTGGGAGCTATGAAGGTAAGCTTAATACGAAACAAGAAGTATTAAACTTATTTAACGATTTTGAGATAATATTAAGAACAATAATGAAACTAATGAATTATGCTCATATGAAAAAAGATCAAGATGGATCTGTGACTTTATATCAAGGTATATACACAAGAGTTGAACAGTTTTATTATGAATTTTCATCTATGAGTAGTTTTATAGATACAGAGCTTATTTCTAAAAGTGATGAATTTTTAAAATCTCTTGTAGAAGATGAGGAGCTTAGGGACATTAGATTTAGGATACAAAATTTAATAAGAGGTAAGAAACATATTTTGTCTGAAGAAGCAGAAAAAGTATTGAGCATGTTTGGATCATCAATTGATGCTCCGGATAATATAGTATCAACATTTAAAAATGTAGATTTAAAATTTCCATTTATAACAAATGAGAGTGGGAAAGAAGTTCAATTAAATGAGGGAAACTATGGTGTGTTTTTAACATCATACGATAGGAAAGTTAGGAAGGATGCGTACGAAAAATTATTTTCTACATATAGGGATTATAGAAATACATTAGCTACGTGTCTATCTACATCAATTACAAATGATGTTTTGTACTCCAAAGTAAAGAAATTTGACTCGGCTCTTGAAGGTAATTTGTTTGGAAACAATGTAGATAAATCTGTTTATTTAAATGCGATTGATGTTATGCATAAAAATTTTAATAAAATACACAGATATATAGATTTGAAAAAGAGTATGCTTGGGGTCGATGAGCTTAAGAGTTATGATTTATACGTACCATTAGTTAAAAATTCGGTTAAGGATATTTCATATGAAAAAGCTCTTGATATATCTTTAAAGGCACTCGAGCCTCTTGGTACAGAGTATTTAGAAATATTTAATGAAGCAATAGAAAATAGATGGATAGATGTTTATACAAACAAAGGTAAGAGAAGTGGAGCATATTCATCAGGAAGTTATGATACTGATCCTTATATACTTTTGAATTATTCAAATTCATTTAATGATTTATCTACCTTAGTTCATGAAATGGGACATTCAATTCATTCTTATTATTCGAGAAAAAATCAAACGTTTTTCAATTATAACTATCCAATATTTTTGGCAGAGATTGCATCGACTTGTAATGAGCATTTGTTAAATAAATATATGCAAGATAATTCAACTGGGGAGGAGTATTTATATTTTATAAATAAAGAGGTTGAAAATATTAGAACTACTGTATTTAGACAAATGTTATTTGCAGAATTTGAACTTATTGTACATGGAGAAGTTGAAAAAGGTGGATCATTAACTAGTGATGATTTTTGTGAAATATGGAGAGATTTGAATAAGAAGTATTATGGAGATAGTTTAGTATTAGACGATTATATAATTTATGAATGGAGTAGAATACCACATTTTTATTCTTGTTTCTATGTTTATCAATATGCAACTGGTTATGCAGCTAGCTTTGCGTTTTCTCAAGATATAATAAAGAATGGGAAGAGTGCAGTTGAGAATTATATTAATAATTTTTTAAAGATGGGTGGATGTAATTATCCAATAGAGATATTAAAATCTGCTGGAGTAGATATGACAACTAAAACACCTATGGAAAATGTAGTGAGTAGATTTTCTGAACTTTTAGATATTTTAGAGAAGAATATCTAA
- a CDS encoding alpha/beta fold hydrolase encodes MIKKETVKVRCFDDFYLDVYIYGECTALTRGIVQISHGKGEHSGSYKEIIKFLVDNSYVVVIHDHRGHGKYNEGKEYFVSNSDENSFVVMVKDLKRINLFIKEKFINKKVFLIGHSMGAYLSLKYAEVYGESIDGLVISGIGIGSKLNVYGSYLISKFMCGFIDASKPNKFVINTFYNTLNRTFKEKDKEIDDFAFTTSNKEVISNYNKDSLRIKNYTLKFYHDLFSGIKSTLSFKSLKNIPKKLNILLLTGSLDPVCSFNKGSNKLSKTLTDQGIYVEHIIYDGARHEIFVEDIKYDAFNDVLTFLSNLQLGDD; translated from the coding sequence ATTATAAAAAAGGAAACTGTAAAAGTTAGGTGTTTTGATGATTTTTATTTAGACGTTTATATTTATGGAGAATGCACAGCTTTAACTAGGGGAATTGTACAAATTTCTCACGGAAAAGGAGAACATAGCGGATCTTATAAGGAAATTATAAAATTTTTAGTTGATAATTCTTATGTTGTTGTGATACATGATCATAGAGGGCATGGTAAGTACAATGAAGGTAAAGAATATTTTGTTTCAAATTCTGATGAAAATAGCTTTGTTGTAATGGTTAAAGACTTAAAGCGAATCAATTTATTTATTAAGGAAAAATTTATAAACAAAAAAGTGTTTTTAATAGGACATAGTATGGGAGCGTATTTATCGCTTAAGTATGCTGAGGTTTATGGAGAATCTATCGATGGACTTGTGATATCAGGAATTGGTATTGGAAGTAAGTTGAATGTATATGGAAGTTATTTAATATCTAAATTTATGTGTGGATTTATAGATGCAAGTAAACCAAACAAATTTGTTATTAATACTTTTTATAATACATTAAATAGAACCTTTAAAGAAAAAGATAAAGAAATTGATGATTTTGCATTTACAACATCAAATAAAGAGGTTATTTCTAACTACAATAAAGATAGTTTAAGGATAAAGAACTATACTTTGAAATTTTACCATGATTTATTTAGTGGAATTAAAAGTACTTTAAGTTTTAAATCTTTAAAAAATATACCTAAAAAGTTAAATATTTTATTATTAACTGGAAGTTTGGATCCTGTTTGTTCATTTAATAAAGGATCTAATAAATTGAGTAAGACGCTCACAGATCAAGGAATTTATGTTGAGCATATAATTTATGATGGTGCTAGGCATGAGATATTTGTTGAAGATATTAAATATGATGCTTTTAATGATGTTTTAACATTTTTATCAAATTTACAATTAGGAGATGATTAA
- a CDS encoding M3 family oligoendopeptidase translates to MKWNLDNIYEGFSSEKFKSDLLLLKDSIKSFNRFKGITLKYTKEDEILKILENVFLEYENIYSLFMRLSSFIFLNMACDSNDKDAMDNDCILKDIYVEVVSIELIIIKIVSSCEDILSILHKSYILNEYSFLIEELIYNSKHLLSDEVEESMASLLNYGAMSYSALQDTLISKYKVELDIGNGVKEIPLTECRSMLESSNRDLRFKALEAEKKLYKYMEDPISFALNNIKKSVIYDNKKRKYDSPLSKTLKDNRISEKTFESLMSVMKESLPLFREFLKLKGKIMGDKQNKIYYSDLFAQTRESKNKVDFLYAKDFLIGNFYDFSTKVGDFVKNAFDNNWIDSNIYEGKVGGAFCYNIIPIKESRILMNFNNSYDSIFTLAHELGHAYHGELIKNERILNTNYPMTIAETASIFFETLICDKAFNFVDEEEKIIILEYELNSATQVIVDIYSRFLFEKEVFQRCENEFLTPDNLNQIMLNAQKEAYGDSMNDEYFKEAWIYKSHYYDFKYNFYNYPYAFGLLFSIGIYDCYLNNKETFHEKYEKLLSKSGKNNLEELGKIFNIDISEEDFFRKSIEILKNKYYKYKDLVC, encoded by the coding sequence ATGAAGTGGAATTTAGATAACATATATGAAGGTTTTTCTTCGGAAAAATTTAAGAGTGATTTGTTATTACTTAAAGATAGTATTAAAAGTTTTAATAGATTTAAAGGTATTACGCTTAAATATACAAAAGAGGATGAAATTTTAAAAATTTTAGAGAATGTATTTCTAGAATACGAGAATATTTATTCGCTATTTATGAGATTATCATCCTTTATATTTTTGAATATGGCTTGTGATTCTAATGATAAAGATGCTATGGACAATGATTGCATATTGAAAGATATTTATGTTGAAGTTGTGTCAATAGAACTGATAATAATCAAAATAGTATCAAGTTGTGAAGATATTTTATCTATATTACATAAAAGTTATATTTTGAATGAATACTCGTTTTTAATAGAAGAACTTATTTATAATTCAAAGCATTTATTATCAGATGAAGTTGAGGAGAGTATGGCATCTCTTTTAAATTATGGAGCAATGTCTTACTCTGCACTTCAAGATACTTTGATATCAAAGTATAAAGTTGAGTTGGATATTGGTAATGGGGTTAAAGAGATTCCACTTACAGAATGTAGAAGTATGCTTGAAAGTTCAAATAGGGATTTGAGATTCAAAGCGTTAGAAGCGGAGAAAAAATTGTACAAGTATATGGAAGATCCAATCTCTTTTGCACTAAATAACATTAAAAAGAGTGTTATTTATGATAACAAAAAAAGGAAATATGACTCTCCATTAAGTAAAACTCTAAAAGATAACAGAATTTCTGAAAAAACTTTTGAATCTTTAATGAGCGTTATGAAAGAAAGTTTACCTTTATTTAGAGAATTTTTGAAACTTAAGGGAAAGATTATGGGAGATAAACAAAATAAGATTTATTATAGTGATTTGTTTGCTCAAACACGCGAATCTAAAAATAAGGTAGATTTTTTATATGCAAAAGATTTTTTGATTGGAAATTTTTATGATTTTTCAACTAAGGTTGGGGATTTTGTAAAGAATGCTTTTGATAATAATTGGATAGATTCTAATATATATGAGGGGAAAGTTGGAGGAGCATTTTGTTATAACATAATTCCAATAAAAGAAAGCAGGATTTTAATGAATTTCAATAATTCATATGACTCTATATTTACACTTGCACATGAACTTGGTCATGCTTATCATGGAGAGTTGATTAAAAATGAGAGAATATTAAATACGAATTATCCTATGACAATTGCAGAAACTGCTTCTATTTTTTTTGAAACTTTAATTTGTGATAAAGCGTTTAATTTTGTAGATGAAGAAGAGAAAATCATTATTTTAGAGTATGAGTTAAATAGTGCAACTCAAGTAATTGTTGATATATATAGTAGATTTTTATTTGAGAAGGAAGTATTTCAAAGATGTGAAAATGAGTTTTTAACTCCAGATAATTTAAATCAGATTATGTTAAATGCTCAAAAAGAAGCTTATGGTGATTCTATGAATGATGAGTATTTTAAAGAAGCGTGGATTTATAAATCTCATTATTATGATTTTAAGTATAATTTTTATAATTATCCATATGCTTTTGGATTACTTTTTTCAATCGGTATTTATGATTGTTATTTAAATAATAAGGAAACTTTTCATGAAAAGTATGAAAAATTGCTTAGTAAGTCTGGAAAGAATAATTTAGAGGAATTAGGAAAAATATTTAATATTGATATAAGCGAGGAGGATTTTTTTAGAAAGTCTATAGAAATACTTAAAAATAAGTACTATAAGTATAAAGATTTAGTTTGTTAG
- a CDS encoding nucleoid-associated protein, whose protein sequence is MKIKEFNIEEGIIHVLDMNCDYPILNEDYLNLSNEEIKLFLTKHVEKILKDDELNLGKFYKEPEFIQNVYKFLKGDMSLIEVSGNISKIFFDILIKEDEEVSCDLLFLKLRTEFGDALCMIKFDYVKNYIHKIDYNNDKMKIDIVPQYITLPSTSQRVNRACIFLKNYEGDFNLLFLDKKFVNTKSQTYFEEKFLNCEKMHSTLSKTKELISVAEKWTRKNIKDDANKAFEIRELIREKILNEDNLNINSLAREIFDNDKDNIENFVSFTEDNGIYGEVQIDKDYVSKKYDRIRLKIDRDIDLYINKDSFYDINRFEVNKNGDGSINMIIKYVINYNEK, encoded by the coding sequence TTGAAAATTAAAGAATTTAATATAGAAGAAGGTATAATACATGTTCTTGATATGAATTGTGATTATCCTATTTTAAATGAAGATTATTTAAATTTATCAAATGAAGAGATAAAATTATTTTTAACTAAACATGTAGAAAAGATTTTGAAAGATGATGAACTTAATTTAGGTAAATTTTATAAAGAACCTGAATTTATACAAAACGTTTATAAGTTCTTAAAAGGGGATATGAGCCTTATTGAAGTATCAGGGAATATTTCAAAAATATTTTTTGATATTTTAATAAAAGAGGATGAAGAGGTTTCTTGCGACCTTTTATTTTTAAAACTTAGAACTGAGTTTGGTGATGCTTTGTGTATGATAAAATTTGATTATGTTAAAAATTATATACACAAGATTGATTATAATAATGATAAAATGAAGATAGACATAGTCCCTCAATATATTACTCTTCCAAGCACATCTCAAAGAGTAAATAGGGCGTGTATATTTTTGAAAAATTATGAAGGGGATTTTAATTTATTGTTTTTAGATAAGAAGTTTGTAAACACAAAAAGCCAAACGTATTTTGAGGAGAAATTTTTAAATTGTGAGAAAATGCATTCAACTCTCTCAAAGACTAAAGAGTTAATTTCTGTTGCAGAGAAGTGGACGCGTAAAAATATAAAAGATGATGCAAATAAGGCGTTTGAAATAAGAGAATTAATTAGAGAGAAAATATTAAATGAAGATAATTTAAATATAAATTCTTTGGCTAGAGAGATTTTTGATAATGATAAGGATAATATTGAAAATTTTGTTAGTTTTACAGAGGATAATGGAATATATGGTGAAGTTCAAATTGATAAAGATTATGTATCGAAAAAATATGATAGAATACGATTGAAGATAGATAGAGATATAGATCTTTATATTAATAAGGATTCTTTTTATGATATAAATAGATTTGAGGTAAATAAAAATGGTGATGGGAGTATTAATATGATTATTAAGTATGTAATTAATTATAATGAAAAGTAG
- a CDS encoding LacI family DNA-binding transcriptional regulator: protein MVTIKDISDSLGISISSVSKALNGGTDISQKTREKVIEVANELGYIKKNISNKLNLKLGIIVDQNCDEYKKILNYDIIQGFNSECIKDGNSTSIIYLKSEVKKICIDSIIRSNNLSGALLLLNNISDSMRRSILKLSYPIVIVNSYVNIDKQNIGYVGIDMIDAMSKVVKCFVDMGHEKISFVSIKGNDYVYQDKLVGYIAALTSFGINYNPDNVLNVSSEDFDLQILKFVDSVHTNAICADNDFTAYRILNILINKGYRVPEDISIIGFDNNFIFNYLNPSLSTVNYDKFELGVKAYFSLKNIINGNNISKMQIKCDVLKRESTKI, encoded by the coding sequence ATGGTAACGATTAAGGATATATCGGATAGTTTGGGAATATCTATAAGTTCTGTTTCTAAAGCCTTAAATGGTGGGACGGATATAAGTCAAAAAACTAGAGAAAAGGTTATCGAAGTTGCAAATGAGCTTGGATATATAAAGAAAAATATTTCCAATAAACTTAATTTAAAATTGGGTATTATCGTTGATCAAAATTGTGATGAATATAAAAAGATTTTAAATTACGATATAATACAGGGATTTAATAGTGAATGTATTAAAGATGGTAACAGTACATCGATAATATATTTGAAAAGTGAAGTTAAAAAGATATGTATAGATTCTATAATAAGATCTAATAATTTATCGGGTGCACTTTTATTATTAAATAATATTTCTGACTCCATGAGAAGATCCATACTTAAATTATCCTATCCAATCGTCATAGTAAATAGTTATGTAAATATTGATAAACAAAACATAGGATATGTTGGTATTGATATGATAGATGCTATGAGTAAAGTTGTTAAATGTTTTGTTGATATGGGACATGAAAAAATTAGTTTTGTTAGCATTAAGGGAAATGATTACGTTTATCAAGATAAACTTGTAGGTTATATAGCAGCTTTAACATCTTTTGGAATAAATTATAATCCCGATAATGTTTTAAATGTTTCTAGTGAAGATTTTGATTTACAAATATTAAAATTTGTTGATAGTGTTCATACTAATGCAATATGTGCGGATAATGACTTTACAGCATATAGAATTTTGAATATTTTAATTAATAAAGGTTATAGAGTGCCTGAAGATATTTCTATAATAGGATTTGATAATAATTTTATCTTTAATTATTTGAATCCGTCGTTATCGACCGTTAATTATGATAAGTTTGAGCTTGGGGTTAAGGCTTATTTTTCACTTAAAAATATAATAAATGGGAATAACATAAGTAAAATGCAAATAAAGTGCGATGTATTAAAAAGAGAATCAACAAAAATTTAA
- the leuS gene encoding leucine--tRNA ligase: MNTGYSVKIDKDSQKFWEDQEISKFDLNNEKEKLYVLEMFSYPSGSNLHAGHWFNFGLVDSYARYKKMSGFNVFQPMGFDAFGLPAENYAIKTGIHPKDSTMKNIDTMRLQLKKMGALFNFENEVVTCTPDYYKWTQWIFLKLYENNLAYRENAPVNFCPSCNTVLANEQVIDNCCERCSTEIEKKNLTQWFFKITNYADELVNKLDSLDWPDKTKSMQKNWIGRSFGTIVNFSIDNSNKNFNVFTTRVDTLMGVSYVVLAPEHNLVLEITTKDNLNKVKNYIEESSKQSEIDRLSSSREKTGVFTGSYAIHPITNKKIPIWISNYVISTYGTGAVMAVPAHDERDFEFATKFNLPINKVITNNKEDELPMTKKGVLINSLQFNSLSSDEAKDKITKYLESIGKGSFKTTFRLRDWLISRQRYWGAPIPIVHCDDCGIVPVPYTSLPVELPYNIKFNANGKSPLEECSEFKETTCPKCNKKAKRETDTLDTFVCSSWYYLRYVDPKNNDAPFDSNKVNKMLPVDKYVGGPEHACMHLLYARFITKALRDMGYLNFDEPFTSLTHQGLILGPDGFKMSKSRGNTISPDKYIEEYGSDVFRVYLMFAFTYTEGGAWSDDGIKSICKFINRSERLINKSLDILRNKNFIFDYDKEAHEELLFALNTSIKMITSDIEQLQFNTCIAHFMKLTNQFSKYLNTNKITYDVLKDLLLNYLKIFAPFAPHFSEYYFGIVKELDNEAKTSVFLEEYPKADEKYLTRDQVEIAIQINGKIKTKIYVDTNSSEEEIKNISLSNNDIINNITGKTIVKVIVIQNRLVNIVVK; this comes from the coding sequence ATGAATACAGGCTACTCCGTCAAAATAGATAAGGATTCCCAAAAATTTTGGGAGGATCAAGAAATTTCTAAATTCGATTTGAACAATGAAAAAGAAAAGCTATATGTTCTTGAAATGTTTTCATACCCATCAGGAAGTAATCTACACGCTGGACATTGGTTTAATTTTGGACTTGTAGACTCATACGCACGATATAAAAAAATGAGTGGATTTAATGTATTTCAACCAATGGGATTCGATGCTTTTGGACTTCCTGCAGAAAACTATGCAATAAAAACAGGAATACACCCTAAAGATTCCACAATGAAAAACATCGATACTATGAGATTACAGCTCAAAAAAATGGGAGCTTTATTTAATTTTGAAAATGAAGTAGTTACATGTACACCTGATTACTACAAATGGACTCAATGGATATTTTTGAAATTATATGAAAACAATTTAGCTTATAGAGAAAACGCTCCTGTTAATTTCTGCCCTTCTTGCAATACGGTTCTTGCAAATGAACAGGTTATAGATAATTGTTGCGAGCGATGCTCAACTGAAATTGAAAAGAAAAACTTAACTCAATGGTTCTTTAAAATAACAAATTATGCTGATGAACTAGTTAATAAATTGGATTCATTAGACTGGCCTGATAAAACAAAATCTATGCAAAAAAATTGGATTGGAAGATCGTTTGGAACTATAGTTAATTTCTCTATCGATAATTCTAACAAAAATTTTAATGTATTCACAACGAGAGTAGATACTCTCATGGGTGTTTCTTACGTTGTTCTAGCTCCTGAACATAATCTAGTTTTGGAAATAACTACAAAAGACAATCTTAATAAAGTTAAAAATTACATAGAAGAATCATCTAAACAATCAGAAATAGATAGATTATCTTCATCCAGAGAAAAGACAGGAGTTTTCACTGGATCTTATGCGATTCATCCGATAACAAATAAAAAAATCCCTATTTGGATTTCAAATTACGTTATATCAACTTATGGAACTGGAGCTGTAATGGCAGTTCCTGCACATGATGAAAGAGATTTTGAATTTGCAACCAAATTTAATCTTCCTATAAATAAAGTTATAACAAATAACAAGGAAGATGAGCTTCCTATGACGAAAAAAGGTGTATTAATAAATTCTCTTCAATTCAATTCATTGTCATCAGATGAAGCTAAAGATAAAATCACTAAATATTTAGAAAGTATAGGAAAAGGAAGTTTTAAAACTACATTTAGACTTCGTGATTGGCTAATATCTAGACAGAGATATTGGGGAGCTCCTATACCTATAGTACACTGTGATGACTGCGGAATTGTACCAGTTCCATACACATCACTTCCTGTAGAACTTCCTTACAATATTAAATTTAATGCAAATGGTAAATCTCCACTTGAAGAGTGTTCTGAATTCAAGGAAACAACTTGTCCAAAATGCAATAAAAAAGCTAAGAGAGAAACAGACACACTAGATACATTTGTATGTTCATCATGGTATTATTTAAGATACGTAGATCCTAAAAATAATGATGCCCCATTTGATAGTAATAAAGTAAACAAAATGCTTCCTGTCGATAAATATGTCGGTGGACCTGAACACGCTTGCATGCATCTTTTATACGCAAGATTTATAACAAAAGCTCTACGTGATATGGGATATTTAAATTTTGATGAACCTTTCACATCTCTAACTCATCAAGGGTTAATACTTGGACCTGATGGATTTAAAATGAGTAAATCTAGGGGAAATACAATTTCTCCAGATAAATACATAGAAGAATATGGATCAGATGTATTTAGAGTGTATTTAATGTTTGCATTTACATACACAGAAGGAGGAGCTTGGAGTGACGACGGTATAAAATCTATTTGTAAATTTATAAATCGAAGTGAGAGGCTCATAAATAAATCATTAGATATATTAAGAAATAAAAATTTCATTTTTGATTATGATAAAGAGGCTCATGAAGAACTCCTATTTGCTCTAAATACTTCAATTAAAATGATAACATCCGATATAGAACAACTTCAATTCAATACTTGTATTGCTCATTTTATGAAGTTAACAAACCAATTTTCAAAATATTTAAACACAAACAAGATAACTTACGATGTTTTAAAAGATTTATTATTAAATTATTTAAAAATATTTGCACCATTTGCTCCTCATTTCTCTGAATATTATTTTGGAATAGTTAAAGAATTAGATAATGAAGCTAAAACTTCTGTTTTCCTTGAAGAATATCCTAAAGCAGATGAAAAGTATTTAACTCGAGATCAAGTAGAAATTGCTATTCAAATTAATGGAAAAATTAAAACAAAAATATATGTGGATACAAACTCTAGTGAGGAAGAAATCAAAAATATTTCTTTATCAAACAACGATATAATAAATAACATAACTGGAAAAACTATAGTTAAAGTTATCGTTATTCAAAATAGACTTGTAAATATCGTTGTAAAATGA
- a CDS encoding HesB-like protein yields MNFVTISNETLTEFKKLLSDNDINSKIIRINLAGMGCGGPTFNIVIDEQKESDISCTIDDITFIVSDDLHEKFGDFIIEGTAENNKGLILRPVNKPSGGGCGSCGGGC; encoded by the coding sequence ATGAATTTTGTAACTATAAGTAATGAAACTTTAACTGAGTTTAAAAAATTACTTTCAGACAATGATATAAATTCAAAAATTATAAGAATAAATCTAGCAGGTATGGGATGTGGAGGTCCAACATTCAATATCGTTATAGATGAACAAAAAGAAAGTGATATATCCTGTACAATTGATGATATAACATTTATTGTATCTGATGATCTACATGAAAAATTTGGAGATTTTATAATAGAAGGAACTGCTGAAAATAATAAAGGATTAATTTTAAGACCTGTTAATAAACCTAGCGGTGGAGGGTGTGGAAGCTGCGGAGGCGGATGCTAA